The Stigmatella aurantiaca genome includes the window CCCGTCCAGGTAGTAGCCCGACTCCTGCGCGGAGAAGCCGCGCACCAGGAACCAGTCGTTGCGCGCGTCCGCGCCGAACGTCCCCGCCCGCACGCCGGGCGTGTAGCGCGTGGCCTCGGCCACGGACTGCACCTGCTGGGCGTCCATCTGCTCACGGCCAACGACCGAGACCGCCTGGGGCGTTTCAATCAACGCCGTGTCCGTCTTGGTGCCCGCCGCGCTGCGCTCGGCGGTGTAGCCCTCGATGGGGCCCGTGGCGCTCTCCTTCTTCCCCTCCACCCGGAACGTCTCCAGGGTGATGGCGTTCCCCTCCTGCTGCTGTGCTTCCTGCGCTCCCGCTGCCGTGGCCAAGGCCAGCACCGAGACACCCGCGATGCGCCGAGAAAACATGCCTGCTCCTGTTTTTGATTCTTAAAATCGGATTCGGCGCCCTAGCATGGGCATGTTAAGGGTGACAAGCGAATGATCTCCGTGAACAGGTCCGTGGGCGCCGCGATGGAGGTAGCCCTGCGCGTCGTGGCGGCGGCGCTGGGCGGCTTCGCCCTGGCGTACACCGCCACCGCCTTCCTCAGCGTCTGGCTGCCGCTGGCCCGCACCGACCGGGTGATGTTCGCCAGCCTCGCCTCGTTCGCCGTCTATACCGGGGCCATCCTCTATGCCTTCGCCGCCCGCACGGCCTGGCGGGCCTGCTGGGTCCTGTTCGGGCTGAGCGGCCTGCTGGCGCTGGGGGCCTTCCTGCCCGGCGGCCTGGGAGCCCGGCCATGAGCCTGCGCCAAGCCATGGCGGGGCTGCACACCTGGGCGGGGCTGCTGGTGAGCTGGCTGCTGTTCACCATCCTCTTCGCCG containing:
- a CDS encoding DUF3649 domain-containing protein, encoding MISVNRSVGAAMEVALRVVAAALGGFALAYTATAFLSVWLPLARTDRVMFASLASFAVYTGAILYAFAARTAWRACWVLFGLSGLLALGAFLPGGLGARP